The proteins below come from a single Pedobacter aquae genomic window:
- a CDS encoding DUF4290 domain-containing protein — translation MNNTVENKFDYNTSRDKLILAEYGRNVQNMVEYICELPTKEERNKYAQVVIDMMGFLNPHLRDVPDFKHKLWDHLHIISGFRIDVDSPYPTPTKEGINFRPEVLSYPQNRIKFKHYGKTIELMIKRAKEITEPEKKQHMVNSIANFMKMAYVLWNKDHVADEQIISDLNDLSAGELDLSQVVLNKVDVKPNTPSSSNNNNGRSQKTNQNNRGGGGQRQNNNQNNNNKNRPRSFQNNGGGKRSN, via the coding sequence ATGAATAACACTGTTGAAAATAAATTTGATTACAATACTTCAAGAGATAAACTCATCTTGGCAGAGTATGGTAGAAATGTGCAGAATATGGTTGAGTATATCTGCGAGTTACCCACCAAAGAAGAAAGAAATAAATACGCCCAAGTGGTGATAGATATGATGGGATTTTTAAATCCTCATTTAAGAGATGTTCCAGATTTTAAACATAAACTTTGGGATCATTTACATATCATTTCAGGTTTTAGGATAGATGTTGATTCGCCTTACCCTACCCCTACAAAGGAAGGTATTAACTTTAGACCAGAAGTTTTAAGTTATCCTCAAAACCGTATTAAATTTAAACATTACGGAAAAACCATTGAGCTCATGATTAAAAGAGCAAAAGAAATTACCGAGCCTGAAAAAAAGCAGCACATGGTGAATTCTATAGCAAACTTCATGAAAATGGCTTATGTACTTTGGAATAAAGACCACGTTGCTGATGAGCAAATCATTTCTGATTTGAATGATTTATCTGCCGGAGAGTTAGATTTAAGTCAGGTTGTACTTAACAAAGTTGATGTAAAACCAAATACCCCATCTAGCAGTAATAATAACAACGGTCGTTCTCAAAAGACAAACCAAAACAACAGAGGTGGCGGTGGTCAAAGACAAAACAATAACCAAAATAACAACAATAAAAACCGTCCTAGGAGCTTCCAAAATAATGGCGGAGGAAAAAGGTCAAACTAA
- the murA gene encoding UDP-N-acetylglucosamine 1-carboxyvinyltransferase, with protein sequence MNAFEIRGGKPLKGEIIPQGAKNEALQILSAVLLTPEKVTISNIPDIKDVNKLIELLGDLGVEVNRLSKDTYEFTAANINLEFFQSQTFKAKGGSLRGSIMIVGPLLARFGKAAIPKPGGDKIGRRRLDTHFLGFEKLGAKFIYNAETNFFNVDATELKGTFILLDEASVTGTANIVMAAVLAKGTTTIYNAACEPYLQQLCKMLNRMGAKITGIGSNLLTIEGVDALVGTEHRLLPDMIEIGSFIGLAAMTASEITIKNVCYQELGIIPDVFKRLGIKMELRGDDIFIPAQQSYEIDTFIDGSILTVADAPWPGFTPDLLSIVLVVATQAKGSVLIHQKMFESRLFFVDKLIDMGAQIILCDPHRATVIGLDKKYQLKGIEMTSPDIRAGVSLLIAALSASGRSTIYNIEQIERGYQDIDTRLRALGADIRRI encoded by the coding sequence ATGAATGCATTTGAGATTCGTGGTGGTAAACCTTTAAAAGGAGAAATTATACCCCAGGGAGCAAAAAATGAAGCATTGCAAATTCTTTCTGCTGTTTTATTAACGCCAGAAAAAGTTACCATAAGCAATATACCCGATATTAAAGATGTTAATAAACTTATTGAGCTTTTAGGAGACCTAGGTGTAGAAGTTAACAGATTATCAAAAGATACTTACGAGTTTACGGCAGCTAACATCAACCTAGAGTTCTTTCAATCTCAAACTTTTAAAGCCAAAGGAGGCAGTTTAAGAGGCTCTATCATGATTGTAGGTCCGCTTTTAGCCCGTTTTGGTAAGGCTGCAATTCCTAAACCAGGTGGAGATAAAATTGGCAGAAGACGTTTAGATACTCACTTTTTGGGCTTCGAGAAATTAGGCGCTAAGTTCATTTATAATGCAGAAACTAATTTCTTTAATGTTGATGCTACAGAATTAAAAGGAACATTTATTTTATTAGATGAGGCCTCTGTAACTGGTACAGCAAATATTGTAATGGCGGCAGTTCTTGCTAAAGGTACTACTACCATTTATAATGCAGCTTGCGAGCCCTATTTACAGCAACTTTGCAAAATGCTTAATCGCATGGGTGCAAAAATTACAGGTATTGGTTCTAATTTATTAACCATAGAAGGTGTTGATGCTTTGGTTGGTACAGAACATCGTTTATTACCTGATATGATAGAGATTGGCTCTTTTATTGGCTTAGCTGCCATGACAGCGTCAGAAATCACCATCAAAAATGTTTGTTACCAAGAATTAGGTATCATTCCTGATGTTTTCAAAAGGTTAGGTATTAAAATGGAATTACGTGGTGATGATATTTTTATACCGGCTCAACAAAGTTATGAAATAGACACATTTATTGATGGTTCTATTTTAACTGTTGCTGATGCTCCTTGGCCAGGCTTTACACCAGATTTACTTTCTATCGTTTTGGTAGTGGCTACACAAGCAAAAGGCTCGGTATTGATTCACCAAAAAATGTTCGAGAGTCGTTTATTCTTTGTGGATAAATTGATAGACATGGGTGCACAAATTATTTTATGCGACCCACACCGAGCGACTGTTATTGGTTTAGATAAGAAATATCAGTTGAAAGGTATAGAAATGACCTCGCCAGATATTAGAGCAGGAGTTTCTTTATTAATAGCTGCACTTTCTGCATCAGGAAGGTCTACCATTTATAATATTGAACAAATAGAAAGAGGCTATCAGGATATTGATACCCGATTACGAGCACTTGGTGCTGATATTAGAAGAATTTAA
- the rnr gene encoding ribonuclease R, protein MSNHKGNNIKHVLTQLITDIFEKNGNKPLNYKQVAAKLNISDPESKETIADILKDVTKEGLFIEKEKGKYQLHEIETFVTGRIDMANDGSAFLIPDDTFENDIYIAPRKLRTALHGDIVKLYVYASKKGKRKEGEVVEIITRAKLEFTGLVKVSQHFAFFIPDDRKMLHDIFIPLEDLNGARNGVKALARIVDWPDGAKNPVGIIKSILGKQGENDTEMNAILAEYGFPLAFPEVVEKEANNISDQISKEEIARRRDFRKITTFTIDPFDAKDFDDAISFQKLENGNYEVGVHIADVSHYVIPETELDKEAFDRGTSVYLVDRVIPMLPERLSNGLCSLRPKEEKLCFSAVFELDAEANIQNEWFGRTVIYSDRRFAYEEVQEIIEQKAGDFVDEILILNDLAYQLRDRKFKHGAISFESTEVKFKLDEKGKPTGVYIKERKDAHKLIEDFMLLANRRVAEFIAKKGKGKNKLTFVYRAHDSPKPESLANFSQFALKFGHKISTKSDRDTARSLNKLMADIEGKKEQNVLTQLAIRSMAKAIYTTKSSSHYGLAFDFYTHFTSPIRRYPDVMTHRLLQHYLDGGANASAEHYEKLCQHASQMEKKAADAERASIKYKQAEFLQDNIGQTYLGIVSGVTEWGMYVEIEENKCEGMIRLRDISDDFYTLDEKNYCIIGQRKKKVYQLGDEVSIRVKRVDLSKRQIDFTLIS, encoded by the coding sequence ATGTCTAATCATAAAGGAAATAATATCAAACATGTTCTTACACAGCTTATCACCGATATTTTTGAAAAAAACGGTAATAAGCCTCTTAACTATAAACAAGTAGCTGCTAAACTGAATATCAGCGACCCAGAATCAAAAGAAACCATAGCAGATATTCTTAAAGATGTTACCAAAGAAGGCTTATTCATAGAAAAAGAGAAAGGCAAATATCAATTACATGAAATAGAAACATTTGTAACAGGAAGAATTGATATGGCTAATGATGGCTCGGCTTTTTTAATTCCTGATGATACCTTTGAAAATGATATTTATATAGCTCCACGTAAGCTAAGAACCGCTTTGCATGGCGATATCGTAAAATTATATGTTTACGCAAGTAAAAAAGGTAAGCGTAAAGAAGGTGAAGTGGTAGAAATCATCACTAGAGCTAAATTAGAATTTACGGGCTTGGTTAAAGTATCTCAACATTTTGCGTTTTTTATTCCTGATGACAGAAAAATGCTTCATGATATTTTTATACCTCTAGAGGATTTAAATGGCGCTAGAAATGGTGTGAAAGCATTAGCAAGAATTGTAGATTGGCCTGATGGCGCTAAAAACCCGGTAGGTATTATCAAAAGCATCTTAGGAAAACAAGGTGAAAACGACACCGAGATGAACGCCATTCTAGCAGAATATGGTTTCCCATTAGCCTTCCCAGAAGTGGTAGAAAAAGAGGCTAATAACATATCAGACCAGATTTCTAAAGAAGAGATAGCTAGAAGAAGAGATTTTAGAAAAATTACCACCTTTACCATAGACCCATTTGATGCAAAAGATTTTGACGATGCTATTTCTTTCCAAAAATTAGAAAATGGAAACTATGAGGTAGGTGTTCATATTGCCGATGTTTCTCATTACGTCATACCAGAAACAGAATTAGATAAAGAAGCTTTTGACAGAGGAACTTCGGTTTATTTGGTAGACAGGGTGATACCGATGTTGCCAGAGCGTTTATCAAATGGTTTATGTTCTTTACGACCAAAAGAAGAAAAGCTGTGTTTTTCTGCTGTTTTTGAATTAGATGCCGAAGCAAATATTCAGAACGAATGGTTTGGCAGAACGGTTATTTACTCAGACAGACGTTTTGCTTATGAAGAAGTGCAAGAAATTATTGAGCAAAAGGCAGGCGATTTTGTTGATGAGATATTGATTTTAAATGATTTAGCTTATCAACTTAGAGACCGTAAGTTTAAACATGGTGCTATCAGTTTTGAATCTACCGAGGTGAAATTTAAACTTGATGAAAAAGGAAAACCTACTGGTGTTTACATCAAAGAACGTAAAGATGCACATAAACTTATCGAAGATTTTATGTTGCTGGCTAACAGAAGAGTTGCTGAGTTTATCGCTAAAAAAGGTAAAGGAAAAAACAAATTAACCTTTGTTTACCGGGCTCACGATTCGCCAAAACCAGAAAGCTTAGCCAACTTTTCTCAGTTTGCCTTAAAATTCGGACATAAAATCTCTACCAAATCAGACCGTGATACGGCCAGATCTTTAAACAAATTAATGGCCGATATTGAAGGTAAAAAAGAGCAAAACGTTTTAACACAACTAGCTATCCGTTCTATGGCGAAAGCTATTTATACCACAAAAAGTAGCAGTCATTATGGTTTAGCTTTTGATTTTTACACACACTTCACCTCTCCTATTCGTCGTTACCCCGATGTGATGACACACCGTTTACTACAACATTATTTAGATGGTGGTGCCAATGCCAGTGCAGAACATTACGAAAAACTTTGTCAGCATGCTTCCCAAATGGAGAAAAAAGCTGCCGATGCAGAAAGGGCTTCTATCAAATATAAGCAAGCAGAATTTTTGCAAGATAATATCGGGCAAACCTATTTAGGGATAGTTTCTGGCGTTACAGAATGGGGAATGTATGTAGAAATTGAAGAGAATAAATGTGAGGGAATGATTAGGCTAAGAGATATTTCTGATGATTTCTATACCTTGGACGAGAAAAATTATTGTATTATTGGGCAAAGAAAAAAGAAAGTCTATCAGTTGGGTGATG
- a CDS encoding tetratricopeptide repeat protein — MKFIYIVFILFLTCLGLDVSAINSTDTILVEKLNKEASALKFSEPLKGIKRANDALKLSQKIGYQNGLAESLRIIGLNYSVLNKIDSCIKYYHKALEIFKKNKNTEGIARCYNNLGGIYKGLNQNQALKYYKIALSMANKSHIPDLIAGCNSNIGTLYIEKNDYKNSIPYFEKAISIFLKISNNIGLATSYSNIAMSYYYVNEITKSEEYAIKALEIANENRLETIKLYSYDILAYIYVYKNILQKAQNYADLGYSLAKKLANQKYIYEYKFLQYEIELKKQNYKLASEYLKEVHSLDSIEYQKNLANIVKLNEEQIKNAEIQKQYEVGLERQKNNRILFMAAIIVSILSAIIIFILIRSKRKTEKSNQELIALNKEVIRQKEDLDRINLKLEEIIAERTKDLLSKNQKLSEYSYHLSHQVRGPVATLKGLIMLSQDNLIEEKECIVQMKKCVDDIDEQIMDINIALHDPSRHGLKNPNQDSGNL; from the coding sequence ATGAAGTTTATTTACATTGTCTTTATACTATTTCTAACTTGTTTAGGTTTAGATGTTTCTGCTATAAATTCTACAGATACAATTTTAGTTGAAAAATTGAATAAGGAAGCGTCAGCTTTAAAGTTTTCTGAACCTCTAAAAGGAATTAAAAGAGCAAATGATGCTTTAAAGCTTTCTCAAAAAATAGGCTATCAGAATGGATTAGCAGAATCATTGAGAATTATAGGCTTAAATTATAGCGTTTTAAATAAAATAGATAGTTGTATCAAGTATTATCATAAAGCATTAGAAATATTCAAAAAAAACAAAAACACCGAAGGGATAGCAAGATGTTACAATAATTTAGGTGGTATTTATAAGGGTTTGAATCAGAATCAAGCTCTTAAATATTACAAAATAGCTCTTTCAATGGCTAATAAATCTCACATTCCAGATTTAATTGCAGGTTGTAATTCTAACATTGGTACTCTTTATATAGAAAAAAATGATTACAAAAATTCTATACCATATTTTGAAAAAGCAATAAGTATATTTTTAAAAATTAGCAATAATATCGGTTTAGCAACTTCTTATTCTAATATTGCAATGTCATATTATTATGTAAATGAAATAACTAAATCTGAAGAATATGCTATTAAGGCTTTAGAAATTGCAAATGAAAATAGGCTTGAGACAATTAAACTATATAGTTATGATATACTTGCATATATTTATGTTTATAAAAATATTTTACAAAAAGCACAAAATTATGCTGATTTAGGATACTCATTAGCTAAAAAACTAGCTAACCAAAAATATATTTATGAATATAAATTTCTTCAATATGAAATCGAGTTAAAAAAACAAAATTATAAGTTAGCATCGGAATATCTCAAAGAAGTTCACTCATTAGATAGCATAGAATATCAAAAAAATTTAGCGAATATTGTAAAACTCAACGAGGAACAAATCAAAAATGCAGAAATTCAAAAACAATACGAGGTTGGCTTAGAACGCCAAAAAAACAACAGAATACTCTTTATGGCTGCTATCATCGTTTCTATTCTTTCTGCTATCATCATATTTATCCTCATTAGAAGTAAAAGAAAAACTGAAAAAAGTAATCAAGAACTTATAGCCTTAAATAAAGAAGTTATTCGTCAGAAAGAAGATTTAGATAGAATAAACCTCAAATTAGAAGAAATCATTGCCGAGCGTACCAAAGACCTACTCAGCAAAAATCAAAAACTTTCCGAATATTCTTACCACCTCTCCCATCAAGTACGTGGACCTGTTGCTACTTTAAAAGGATTAATTATGCTTTCGCAGGATAATTTAATTGAGGAAAAGGAATGTATCGTACAAATGAAAAAATGTGTGGATGATATTGATGAACAAATTATGGATATCAATATTGCTTTGCATGACCCATCCAGACATGGTTTAAAAAATCCAAACCAAGATAGTGGAAATCTTTAG
- a CDS encoding nucleoside permease, which translates to MNMKFRLTVMSFLQFFIWGSWLITIGAYWFQNKQWSGAEFGAIFSTMGISAIFMPAIIGIISDRFINAEKLYAVMHILGSLVLFYLPLVDNPTTFFWVILLNMIFYMPTLSLSITVAYTALKNNNYDVIKDYPLIRVWGTIGFIAALWVVSLTHNETSANQFYIASAVSLFLGLYAFTLPKCPPLLKKENTKSFINALGLDAFKLFKESRFAIFFIFSMFLGAALQLTNAYGDTYIHDFNKVDAYKDLIAVKYPAIIMSISQISETLFILAIPFFLRKFGIKQVMLFSMIAWVLRFGLFAFANPADGLWMIILSCIIYGMAFDFFNISGSLYIETQTSANIRGSAQGLFMMMVNGFGALLGSFASGIVIDKYFTLADQSKDWTGIWLSFAGYALVLALIFPFIFKNKYYKDSSVIQKAAA; encoded by the coding sequence ATGAATATGAAGTTCCGTTTAACGGTTATGAGCTTTCTGCAATTTTTCATCTGGGGTTCTTGGCTCATTACCATTGGTGCCTATTGGTTTCAAAACAAACAATGGTCTGGCGCAGAGTTTGGAGCTATATTTTCTACCATGGGGATTTCAGCCATATTTATGCCTGCTATCATAGGTATCATTTCTGATAGATTTATCAATGCAGAGAAATTATATGCTGTTATGCATATTTTAGGATCTTTAGTTCTTTTTTACCTTCCTCTTGTAGATAATCCTACCACTTTTTTCTGGGTTATTTTATTAAACATGATTTTTTATATGCCAACCCTATCCTTATCGATAACGGTTGCTTATACCGCCCTAAAGAATAATAATTATGATGTTATAAAAGATTATCCACTTATCAGAGTATGGGGAACTATAGGCTTTATAGCCGCTTTGTGGGTAGTTAGTTTAACGCATAATGAAACCTCAGCCAATCAATTTTATATTGCATCAGCTGTTTCTTTGTTTTTAGGTTTATATGCATTTACACTTCCTAAATGCCCTCCATTACTTAAAAAAGAGAATACTAAATCTTTTATTAACGCTTTAGGTTTAGATGCTTTTAAACTTTTTAAAGAAAGTAGGTTTGCTATTTTCTTTATCTTTTCTATGTTCTTAGGTGCTGCTTTACAACTTACCAATGCTTATGGAGACACCTATATTCATGATTTCAATAAAGTTGATGCTTACAAAGATTTAATTGCGGTGAAATATCCTGCCATTATCATGTCTATTTCACAGATTTCTGAAACGCTTTTTATATTAGCTATTCCTTTTTTCTTAAGAAAATTTGGCATCAAACAAGTGATGCTTTTCAGTATGATAGCATGGGTTTTAAGATTCGGATTATTTGCTTTTGCAAATCCTGCCGATGGTCTTTGGATGATTATTTTATCATGTATCATTTACGGAATGGCTTTTGATTTCTTCAATATATCTGGTTCTTTGTACATAGAAACTCAAACATCAGCCAATATAAGAGGAAGCGCACAAGGCCTATTTATGATGATGGTTAATGGTTTTGGTGCTCTTTTAGGGAGTTTCGCTAGCGGAATTGTTATAGATAAATATTTTACTTTAGCAGATCAAAGTAAGGATTGGACAGGGATATGGTTAAGCTTTGCAGGATATGCTTTGGTTTTAGCTTTGATATTTCCTTTTATTTTTAAAAATAAATACTATAAAGATTCAAGTGTAATACAAAAAGCTGCAGCTTAA
- a CDS encoding ATP-dependent helicase, translating into MDYLKGLNTSQRQAVEQTQGPVMIVAGAGSGKTRVITYRVAHLISKGVDPFQILVLTFTNKAAKEMRERIMKVVGAEAKNIWMGTFHSVFAKILRVEAHKIGYPNNFTIYDTDDSKSLIKAILKEMNLDDKLYNPNFVYGRISMCKNNLISAAEYNQNEQIQAEDFSTGRGMLGKVYETYAARCFKAGAMDFDDLLFKTNVLLKEHPDVLHKYQHKFKYLMVDEYQDTNFSQYLIVKKLAAVNYNLCVVGDDAQSIYGFRGANIQNILNFQKDYPDVKIYKLEQNYRSTQNIVNVANSIIANNKNQLDKNVFSENDIGDKIKITRSFSDNEEGKSVAESILQERSNNALNWSDFAILYRTNAQSRSMEEALRKLSIPYKIYGGLSFYQRKEIKDLIAYFRLTFNPSDEEAFKRVINYPARGIGKTTIDKIIVAADQQNQTMFEIISDAAQHLDNRAALSVSNFATTIKSFAAVAKNSSAYDAALHIAQHSGLLKDLYDDKSVEGLSRYENIQELLNGIKEFSEREDIEDKGLDVFMQDIALLTNDDNDKGDNKDTVSLMTIHSSKGLEFPQVYIVGLEENLFPSQMALNSRADLEEERRLFYVAITRAEKKLHISYATSRFKFGSLINCEPSRFLDEIDPKYLELDFVKKAPAGNPFFENERTQWQSKTSSSNTSSGDYFSKPKPPVAGKVKTTSLLAKAHVPTEGFTPDDTSNLQVGEEVEHERFGFGKVINLEGSKPDIKATIFFKEIGQKQLLLKFAKLRIVKN; encoded by the coding sequence TTGGATTATTTAAAAGGATTAAACACTTCACAAAGACAAGCTGTAGAACAAACACAAGGCCCAGTAATGATTGTTGCTGGTGCCGGTTCTGGTAAAACAAGAGTTATTACTTATCGTGTAGCGCATTTAATATCAAAAGGTGTAGATCCGTTTCAGATACTGGTTCTTACTTTTACCAATAAAGCGGCAAAGGAGATGCGTGAGCGTATCATGAAGGTAGTTGGTGCAGAAGCCAAAAATATTTGGATGGGTACCTTCCACTCGGTATTTGCCAAAATACTCCGTGTAGAAGCACATAAAATAGGCTATCCTAATAATTTTACCATTTACGATACCGATGATAGCAAAAGCTTAATTAAAGCTATTCTGAAAGAGATGAATCTGGATGATAAGCTATACAACCCAAATTTTGTGTATGGAAGAATTTCTATGTGCAAAAACAATTTGATATCTGCTGCAGAATACAACCAGAACGAGCAAATACAAGCCGAAGATTTTTCTACCGGCAGAGGCATGTTGGGTAAAGTTTATGAAACCTATGCTGCCCGTTGTTTTAAAGCTGGAGCAATGGACTTTGACGATTTACTTTTTAAAACCAATGTTTTATTAAAAGAACATCCAGACGTTTTACATAAATATCAACATAAGTTTAAATACTTGATGGTAGACGAGTATCAGGATACTAATTTCTCGCAGTACCTGATTGTAAAAAAGCTAGCTGCAGTAAATTATAATTTATGTGTAGTTGGTGATGATGCGCAAAGTATTTATGGTTTTAGAGGTGCTAACATCCAAAATATCTTAAATTTCCAAAAGGATTATCCAGACGTTAAAATTTATAAGCTAGAGCAGAACTATCGCTCTACTCAAAATATAGTAAATGTTGCCAATAGCATCATTGCAAATAATAAAAATCAGTTAGATAAGAATGTTTTCTCTGAGAACGATATCGGTGATAAGATAAAAATAACCCGCTCCTTTTCTGATAATGAGGAAGGTAAAAGTGTTGCCGAATCTATTCTACAAGAAAGAAGCAATAACGCTTTAAACTGGAGCGATTTTGCCATTTTATACAGAACAAACGCTCAGTCTCGTTCTATGGAAGAGGCTTTAAGGAAGCTAAGCATTCCTTATAAAATTTATGGCGGTTTATCTTTCTATCAAAGAAAAGAGATTAAAGATTTGATAGCTTATTTCCGCTTAACTTTTAATCCAAGTGATGAAGAGGCATTTAAAAGAGTTATCAATTATCCGGCAAGGGGAATTGGAAAAACTACGATAGATAAAATTATTGTAGCTGCAGATCAGCAAAACCAAACCATGTTTGAAATTATTAGCGATGCTGCTCAACACCTTGATAATAGAGCGGCATTATCTGTGAGTAATTTTGCCACTACTATTAAAAGTTTTGCTGCAGTTGCAAAAAATAGTAGTGCCTATGATGCTGCTTTACATATTGCCCAGCATTCTGGTTTATTAAAAGATTTATATGATGATAAATCTGTAGAAGGCTTAAGCCGATATGAAAATATCCAGGAATTGCTGAATGGTATTAAAGAATTTTCTGAGCGTGAGGATATTGAAGATAAAGGTCTGGATGTTTTTATGCAAGATATTGCTTTATTAACCAATGATGATAACGATAAAGGAGATAATAAGGATACCGTTTCTTTAATGACTATCCACTCTTCTAAAGGCTTAGAGTTTCCTCAAGTTTATATCGTAGGCTTAGAGGAAAATCTCTTCCCCTCTCAAATGGCATTAAACTCTAGGGCAGATTTGGAAGAAGAGCGTCGCTTATTTTATGTTGCCATTACCCGGGCCGAAAAGAAATTGCATATCAGCTATGCAACTTCCAGATTTAAATTTGGTAGCTTAATTAATTGTGAGCCTTCTAGGTTTTTAGATGAAATAGACCCTAAATATTTAGAATTAGATTTTGTTAAGAAGGCCCCAGCAGGTAATCCGTTTTTTGAGAATGAACGTACACAATGGCAAAGTAAAACCAGTTCTAGTAATACTAGTAGCGGAGATTATTTTTCTAAGCCTAAACCACCGGTAGCTGGCAAAGTAAAAACTACTTCCCTATTAGCAAAAGCACATGTGCCTACCGAAGGGTTTACACCAGATGATACTTCTAACCTACAAGTAGGCGAAGAGGTAGAACACGAACGCTTTGGCTTTGGAAAAGTGATTAATTTAGAAGGCTCTAAACCTGATATCAAAGCAACTATTTTCTTTAAAGAGATTGGGCAAAAACAATTACTACTGAAATTTGCAAAACTGAGGATTGTTAAAAATTAA
- a CDS encoding dipeptidase produces the protein MQEIKEYIEQHKPRFLEELFALLRFPSVSADPKYKGDVLKTAEFVASKLAEAGADLVEVCPTAGYPIVYGEKLIDSSLPTVLVYGHYDVQPPDPLELWDTPPFEPTVRDGKIFARGACDDKGQFYMHIKAFETMMSTQQLPCNIKFMIEGEEEVGSDNLGQFVKDNKARLQADVVLISDTSMISMENPSLETGLRGLAYMEVEVVGPNRDLHSGVYGGAVANPATILCQMIASLHDENNHVTIPGFYDGVIELSDAEKQALNAAPFDLDEYKKDLAVDDVWGEKGYSTLERTGTRPTLEVNGIWGGYTGPGAKTVLPSKAEAKISMRLVPGQDWQRISDLFKNHFESIAPKSVKVKVTAHHGGMPYVTPVDSVAFKAAFKAIEESFGKAPVPTRGGGSIPIVALFEQELNIKTVLMGFGLDSDNLHSPNEKYDIYNYYKGIETIPLFFKHFADLSK, from the coding sequence ATGCAAGAGATAAAAGAATATATAGAGCAACATAAGCCTCGTTTTTTGGAGGAGTTATTTGCCTTATTAAGGTTTCCATCAGTTAGTGCAGACCCTAAATACAAAGGTGATGTATTAAAAACGGCTGAATTTGTAGCTTCTAAACTAGCTGAAGCTGGTGCTGATTTGGTAGAAGTTTGTCCTACGGCAGGTTATCCTATTGTTTATGGCGAAAAGCTTATTGATAGCAGTTTGCCTACAGTTCTGGTTTACGGGCATTATGATGTTCAGCCGCCAGACCCTTTAGAGCTTTGGGATACGCCTCCTTTTGAACCAACAGTACGTGATGGTAAAATATTTGCCCGCGGTGCTTGTGATGATAAAGGTCAGTTTTACATGCATATTAAAGCATTTGAAACGATGATGAGTACCCAACAACTTCCTTGCAATATCAAATTTATGATAGAAGGAGAAGAGGAGGTAGGTTCTGATAATTTAGGACAATTTGTAAAAGATAATAAAGCCAGATTACAAGCCGACGTAGTGCTTATTTCTGATACTTCTATGATTAGCATGGAAAACCCATCTCTGGAAACAGGGTTAAGAGGTTTAGCCTACATGGAGGTTGAAGTTGTTGGCCCTAATCGAGATTTACACTCTGGTGTTTATGGAGGTGCTGTTGCAAACCCCGCAACAATTCTTTGCCAAATGATTGCCTCTTTACATGATGAAAATAATCATGTTACCATACCCGGTTTTTATGATGGCGTTATAGAACTTTCTGATGCTGAAAAACAAGCCTTAAATGCAGCTCCTTTTGATTTAGATGAATACAAAAAAGATTTAGCTGTTGATGATGTTTGGGGAGAAAAAGGTTACAGCACTTTAGAGCGTACAGGCACCAGACCAACTTTAGAAGTAAATGGTATTTGGGGTGGTTATACTGGGCCAGGTGCTAAAACAGTTTTACCTTCAAAAGCTGAAGCTAAAATTTCTATGCGACTTGTTCCAGGGCAAGATTGGCAAAGAATATCAGATTTATTCAAAAATCATTTCGAAAGTATTGCTCCAAAATCTGTTAAAGTTAAAGTAACGGCTCACCATGGCGGTATGCCTTATGTAACACCGGTTGATTCTGTTGCTTTCAAAGCAGCTTTCAAAGCTATTGAAGAATCTTTTGGTAAAGCACCTGTGCCTACTAGAGGCGGAGGCAGTATTCCAATTGTAGCTTTGTTTGAGCAGGAATTAAACATTAAAACTGTTTTAATGGGTTTTGGCTTAGATAGCGATAACCTACATTCTCCTAATGAGAAGTATGATATTTATAACTACTATAAAGGCATAGAAACCATACCGCTGTTTTTTAAACATTTTGCGGATTTGAGTAAGTAA